From Arcobacter sp. F2176:
ACCCAGTACGACAAATAGGATTCCAAGAAACAGATATAGTAAGTATTGTTAAACCAATTGTGAAATATGCGGTTATGATTGATAAAATAGAAAACATAAAGTATGAATTAGAAAAAGCATATTTTATATCACAAAATGGAAGAAAAGGACCTGTATTAGTTGATATTCCTATGAATATACAAAGAAGTGAGGTTGAATTAAATGAAATAAATTCATTTTTTGATTCAGAAGAATATAAAGAATATAGTTCAGCTGATAATGTAAAAAATTTTTCTGATGTATTTTTATCTTTAAATGAATCAAAAAGACCAATTATCTTAATTGGAGGAGGCGTAAGACTATCTAATGCTAGTGAAATATTATTAGAATTTGTCAAAAAATATAATATTCCTATTGTATATTCATTAATGGGGAAAGATGCTATAAGTGAAGATTATGAGTATAATTTTGGGCTTATTGGTTCATATGGAAATAGATATGGGAATTTAGCATTAGCAAATAGTGATTTAATATTGGTGCTTGGGTCACGATTAGATACGAGACAAACTGGTACTAATCTTGAAACTTTTGCAAGAGAAGCAAAAGTTATTCAAGTCGATATTGATAAAAATGAATTAGGTTCTAAAATAAAAATTGATATTGAGATTAATAGTAATGTAAAAGATTTTATTGAGATTCTTAATAAAAAAGAAATAAATATAGATATTTTACCTTGGCTTGAAATACTAAATTCATACAAAGAAAGATTTAGTTCAACGATAGGAATAGATAAAAACATAAAAATTCCAAATAAAGTTGTTTCAACAATTTCAAAATATTTAAAAGATGAAGTTGTAAGTGTTGATGTTGGACAACACCAAATGTGGGTAGCGCAGTCATTAGCTACTAAAAATAACCAAAGAGTTCTTTTTTCTGGTGGAATGGGTGCGATGGGATTTGCATTACCTTGTGCTATCGGTGCTTGTATTGCATCTCAAAAAAGGACTATTGTAATTGCTGGTGATGGTGGTATTCAAATGAATATACAAGAACTTGAAGTAATTAAAAGGAGAAGACTTCCTATTAAGATATTTATTTTAAATAATAAAAATCTTGGGATGGTAAGACAATTTCAAGAACTATATTTTGATAAAAGATATTCAGGAACAATTGACGATTATAGTGTACCTAATTTAGTTGAAATTGCTAAAGCATATGGACTAAAATCTAGAATAATCAAAGATATTAAAAATATAGAAATTGAATTTAATGACATTTTTTCAAATGATGAACCAGAATTAATTAATATAGAGTTACCTGTTCAAATGACTACGGTTGAACCAAAATTAATTGTTAATAAGCCAATCGAAGATATGCATCCTTTTATTTCAAAAAATGAACTCCATTCACTGATGGTAATAAAACCTTTAGAAGATTAAGCATGAATATTTTTATTACTGGTTCAAATGGTTTTCTAGGGAGACATTTAAAAGAATATTTTCAAAATAATTATTTTTTTTATAAATTATATATTCCATCAAGTATAGAACTTGATTTATACGATGAAGAGAGTGTTGATAAGTATATTTTGAATAATAAGATTGATATTATAATTCATCTAGCAAATCGCGGTGGGGATAGAAATAGCATTGATATGAAAAATGCAACAGAGTATAATCTTCGTATATTTTATAATATTGCAAAGCATGAGAAGAATGTAAAAAAGATAATATCATTTGGTAGTGGGGCTGAGTACGGAAAACATAAACCTATAGTTGCTGCAAAAGAAGATGATTATTTGAAAATTCAGCCTTTAGATGAATATGGGTTTTATAAATCGATTACATCAAAGTATATTGAAAAATCTGAAAAAATAGTTCAGCTTAGAATATTTGGTGCTTATGGTGAATATGAAAACTATAAATTTAAGTTTATATCTAATGCTATAGTTAAGAATTTATTTCATCTTCCAATCATAATAAATAAAAATGTTTATTTTGATTATATTTATATAGATGATTTAGTGAAAATAATAGATTGGTTTATTCACAATGAAAACAAAGAAAAAATATATAATGTGACAACGGGCAAAAAAACTGATTTATTAACCTTAGCAAATTTAGTTAATGCAACAAGTACTTTCACATCAGAAGTAAAAGTTTTGAATGATGATTTAAATAATGAATATACATCTAATAATGATAGGTTAATAAAAGAAATAAAAGAGTTAACTTTTACATCTCATAAAGATGCTATAACAAAGATGAGAGGGTATTTTAGTTATAATCTTGAGAATTTGGACAAAAATACGATAATTAATGACCCATATCTTAAAAAAATAGAAAATATGTGGAAAGGAAAATGAGTGAGAGAAGAAGAATTAAAAGAAGAAATTTTAAATAAAACAAGAGAATATTATGAATTAGTTCATAAAAAGCAACAATCAGTTAAATTTGTAAATGGAGAATCTAGAGTTAATTATGCAGGGCGTGTATTTGATGAAAAGGAGATGGTAAACCTTGTAGATAGTTCTTTAGATTTTTGGTTGACGTATGGTAGCTATTCAAAAAAGTTTGAAAATGAATTATCAAAATTTTTAAATGTAAGATGGTCTTTTTTAGTAAATTCAGGAAGTTCTGCAAATCTTCTTGCTTTTTATGCACTTACTTCTCCTCTTCTTAAAGAAAGACAAATTAAAAGAGGAGATGAGGTTATCACTGTTGCTGCTGGATTTCCAACTACAGTTGCACCAATTGTACAATATGGGGCTGTTCCTGTATTTGTAGATATGGAACTTACCCATTTTAATATTGATGTTTCACAATTAAAATTAGCATTATCAACTAAAACAAAAGCTATTATGATAGCACATACACTAGGGAATCCCTTTAATATAAAAGCTGTAAAAGATTTTTGTGATAAGCATAACCTTTGGTTAATAGAAGATAATTGTGATGCTTTAGGTTCTACTTATGAAGGAAGACCGACTGGTACTTGGGGAGATATTGGTACAAGTAGCTTTTATCCTCCACATCATATGACAATGGGTGAAGGCGGAGCAACATACACAGATAATCCACTTCTTAAAAAGATAATGCTTTCAATGAGAGACTGGGGAAGGGATTGTTGGTGTGAGAGTGGTGTCGATAATACTTGTAAATCTAGATTTTCTCAAAGTTTTGGAAGTTTACCTAAAGGATATGATCATAAGTATGTTTATTCTCACTTTGGATTTAATCTTAAAGCAACAGATATGCAAGCAGCAATTGGTGTAGCTCAATTAGAGAAATTCCCACTATTTGTTGAAAAAAGAAAAGAGAATTTTAAAAAATTATATGATGGTTTAAAAGAGATAAAAGAGTTTACTTTGGTTGTAGCTCAGCCAAACTCAGATCCTAGTTGGTTTGGATTTATGTTAACACTAAAAGATGATGTAAAATTTAGTAGAAATGAGATAGTTGAATATTTAGAAAAGAATAATATTCAAACAAGAAATCTTTTTGCAGGAAATATGCTAAGACATCCTTTATTTGAATCTTTAGAAAAAGATATAGAGTATAAACAAATTGGAGATTTAAAAAATACAGATAAAATAATGAATGACAGTTTTTGGATAGGTGTATATCCTGGAATGGGTGATGAAGCAATAAGATATATGATAAATATAATTAAGGAGTATGTGTATGAATATTAGACATACAAAAGGTTGGCAATATTTTAGAGGTTTTTATTATTATTGTAGAAATCTTTTTAATACTTACATAAAATCATTTTTTACAAATTCGTATGCTCAATATGGTGAAGATAAACTTATTGAAAAACTATTAACTAAAAAAAAAGATGGATTTTATATTGATATTGGAGCAAATCATCCAGATAGATTTAGTAATACTAAAATGTTTTATAAAAAGGGCTGGAAAGGAATTAATGTTGAACCAAATCCAATTTCATTTAAAAAATTTAATAAAAGAGTAAGAGATATAAATCTTAATATTGGAGTAGGGAAAGATAAAAAAGAATTAGATTTTTTTTGTTTTGAAGCAGACACATTATCAACATTCTCTGAAAATGCCAAAAATGAGTATCTAAATTATGGATATAAATTGAATCAAACAATAAAAGTTAAGGTTAATAGTTTAGTAAATATTTTTGAAGAATATAATATAAAAGAAATAGATTTTTTGTCAATTGATGTAGAAGGGTTTGAAATGGAAGTTTTGAGAAGTAATAATTGGAATATATATAAACCAAAATTAATTATTCTTGAATCAAATGGTTTAAGTGATAGTTCTAATGTAATTTATGAACATATAGATTTTTTAAGACCTTATGGGTATGAATTAAAGTATTTTAATGGCTTAAATTCATTTTTTGTTAAAAATAATGAATAAGTTAACAATATATATTCCAACATATAATCGTGCAGAATCTGTGTTGAAACAACTTAATTTAATAAAAACAATTAATAATGATAATATAACTGTGATTGTAAGTGATAATTGTTCAACTGATAGAATAGGTTATGAGAAAGTAAAAGCATTTTGTCTTAATAATAACATTTTATATATAAAAAATTTTGTAAATGTTGGTGCTGATGCAAATATATTTAATGGATTTATAGTTTCACAAAACTCTAAATACATTTGGATATTAAGTGATGACGATTTACTAAAAAAAGATGCAGTTGAAAGAGTACTAGAAATCTTAAATAATAATAATTTCGATTTATTATTTTTTACATTTCATTATATAGAAAATCTTAGTTATGCTACTTGGAATCAAGCTGATTTATATAATAAAAATATAAAAATTTCTGATGGTAGTGGATTAATTAGTAATGTCATATATAAAAGTGATTTTATAAAAGAATCTATCCCTATTGGATTTCAACATATTTACACTTGCTTTGCACATTTAGCGATATTGATAGATTCTTTTTATAATAAAACTGCAGAGATTGGGAGGATTGGATCTTCTTCTTTTTTTGTGCCAGAAACTAACTTACCTCCTGCAATAAGTGCTTCTTATAGTAAAAGTTATTTTGGATTTGTTTTATTAGCTGAGTTATTTGAAGATAAGTTAAAAAAAGAATTTATTATAGAATGGTCTAAGTTTAAAAATTTAAGACATTGGTTTATTAAAAAAAGAGACAAAATTGCATCTCAAAATTCAATATATGCAAAAGCATATATTTCAAATTACTCTTTCTTTTTTAAATTTAAACTTTTAATTTGGTACTTTCTTACTCCATTGTTTTTAGTATTAAAAAAATATAAAAATAGATAAATTAATGAAAGCTATTGCTATTTGTTCAAATATTCCTGTTTTTTGGAATAATAAAGTTTTAGATAAAGAACATTGTAAAAAATATTTTGGAGCAAGTTGGTTCCCTATTTTTGCTGATTTGGTAAAAGAATTAAATTATGATGTTTTAAGTGGTGATATTGCATTAAAAATGATTAATGAAAATAAAATAGATGCTACTAATATTTTAATAATTCAAGAATTAAATTCTAAACATGGTAAAGAGTTATTTAAACTAGGTGCAAAAGCATTTATTTTGATGGCAGCAGAATCTCCATTATTTAGTTATTTTTTTTATGATAATTTAAATAGAATATCTAGACCTTTTATGTTCAAGGCTTTATTTGATGGCTCATTTAAAATAATAAATCAAAAAATTGATAATAATAAAAATAGTCAATTTTATTTTCCTTCTTATTCTTTGAAAGATATTTCATATAATAAAGATTGGAATAGTAGAAAATTTATAATTATGATTGCTGCAAATAAAGGAGGTTTTTCTCCCATACCAAAAGATGCTATTAAAAATAAAATAATATGGATTATTCATAGAATATATAAAGTTATTTCAAACTCTTTTAAAACAGCACAAAAGAATGAACTCCACTCAAAAAGATTAAAATTTATAAAATATTTTGCAAAAAAGAATGTGTTAAAACTATATGGCACTAATTGGAAAGAGTTTGAAAGATTTGAGAAAAAAGATAGAGAGGAATTAAAAGAAATAATTTTGAAGTTAAATCCAAAATTTATAGATAATAAAATTTTAACTTTATCAGAGTATAAGTTTGCAATTTGCTTTGAAAATATATCCATGGAAGGCTATATCACAGAAAAAATTATCCATTGTTTCATATCTGGAATAATACCTTTATATCTGGGTGCAACAAATATAGAAAAGTATATTCCCAAAAATTGTTATATTGATTTAAGAGACTTTAATGATATTGAAAAGCTTGAAAAATATTTACTAACTTTAGATGAGTTAAAGGCAAAAGAGTACATAAATAATGGAAAAGAATTTTTAAGCAGTGAAGAAGGAAAAAAATATTCTTATGAATCATTTGCTTCTAAAATTGTTGAGAAAGTAGAGGAATATAGTGTTTACAATAAATAACATTGATATTTTTTTACTTTCATATAATAGAAAAGAATATATTTTATCTATGATTAAATCTTTAAAAAAACAAACTATAGAATTAAAAGAGATAGTTATTTTAGATAATGGGAGTTCTGATGGAACACAAGAAGCAATTCTTAGTTTAAATGATAAAAGTATTAAATTATTTTCAAATGAAAAAAACAATGGCTCTCTTTGGAATTTTCAAAGAGCACAAAATTATGCAAATAAAGAGTATGTAATATTACTACATGATGATGATATCCTTCATCCTAAATATTTTGAATATGTATTAAAAACAATAAATGAAAAGCCTTATATAAATTTAATTTGTAGTGGAATGAAAAGTACAAATAAACCTTCTTTTTTTGATTTTAAAGATTATTCATATAATCCAAGAATTTTTGAAAAACTATCTGATTTTGCAGCCTTAATTTATGCTGGCTTTCCTTTAAATTTTTCAACAGCAGTTTACAAAACTAAAAATTTTAAGAACTCGAAAATTGATTTTGAAACTTATGGGAAAATAGCAGATAGACCTTTAGTATATGATTGTGCAAAAGATGGTAATATAGCACTTTTTAAAGGACAATATATTCAATATCGTGTTCATACCAGTCAAGATAGTAAAGATAATAGTTCAGGACCTTTTTATAATCAGACAATTTCTTTACACAAAAAATATTATAATATTATATTTAGTGGAAATAGTTCTTTTATTTCAAAAATAATTTTTTATATTAATTTTTACAAATATTGTTATTGGGAATATAATAATTTTATAAATAAAGATTTTTCTTTTCAAGAGTATATTTCTTTGCTTCATAAAGAGTTGAAAATATCTTATTTTGAATTAAAAGTAAGCAAAATATTATTTTATCTAAGGGTATATTATTTTTATAAGATATATAGAGCAAGCAGAAGATACTTAGGAGAATATTCTTGATACTAGAAAAGAGTTTTTTTAGAAATAATTTTGATTTTATAAGACTTTTTGCTGCATTTCAAGTGATGATTATGCATTCTATTGGATATTTAAAATTAGATCAAATACCTAAAAATATTGTCGAATTTTTAAGTTTATTTCCCGGTGTACCAATATTTTTTGTTATGAGTGGATTTTTAATTTCAGCTTCTTATGAAAGAGATAATAATATTTGGAAATATACAAAAAATAGGGTCTTGAGAATTTATCCAGCTCTTTGGGTTAGTTTAGTTATAGCTATTATTACAATGTATATATTTTTTGAAAACAGTGTTTCTTTTGCTACAAGTATAAAATGGTTTTTTGCAAGAGCAACTTTTTTACAATTTTATCATAATAATATTTTCAATGATTATGGAATGGGTAATTTAAATGGTACTTTGTGGACAATTTTTATTGAATTACAATTTTATGTTTTGGTACCAATCTTATATGGTTTATTTAAAAATAATTTATCAAAAACTCTAGTGATTTTATTTTTTATTTCATTTTCTGTTAATTTAGTTTTTAAAAATTTAGATTCAACATCTTTTATAGTTAAACTAGTTTTTATAACTATATTGCCTTATTTATATATGTTTTTATTTGGAGTATTCATTCAAAAAAACTATTGGATTATTCAAAAACTATTAAAAGGTAAATTTGTATACCTTATTACTTTATATTTAGTTTTTGGATATATTTGTATTATTTACTGTTTAATCCCAAAAGATTATTATTATTCAATTTTAGTATTTTTATTGGTACCTTTAATTTTTTCATTAGCATATTCAAAAGTCAATTTTAATTTAATTACATTAAAAAATGATATATCGTATGGAATATATATTTATCATTTAGTTATAATAAATATTTTTATTGAAATTAATTTAGTAGGTGACATTAAATACTTATTTTTACTAATTATTCTTACTATTTTTATTTCAACTTTATCTTGGAAATTTATTGAAAAACCTTCTTTAAAGTTAAAAGATACAGTTTTATTAAAACGAGTTAGTAGATGATATTAAACATAATTTCAAATCAAATATATAAAGATAAGATTGTTGGACCTAAAAAAGTTTTAATTAATACTTTAAAAGGCTTAGATAGGTTAGGAATAAAATATGTATTTAATAAACCGATAAACAATTATAAATATAATTGGATACATGATAACCAAAGAGCAATAATAGAGGCAAGTCTTCTAAATAAATCAGTTGTAGTAGGTCCCAATACTGCAATATTGCCCAAAGACTTACCTGTATTTAGAAAAAAACTTACAAAAGACAGTATATATCTTCACCCTAGTGAATGGACTGTAAACATTTGGAAAGAATTAAATTTCAATGAAATGAGATTAAAGTCTTGGCCTGTTGGCATCGACTTAGATAGCTTTATAGAAATAGAAAATTTGGAAAATGATACTATTCTTGTCTATTTTAAAATGAGAGATAAAAATATTTTAAATAATGTTATAGATGTTTTAAATGAAAAGAAAGAAAAATATATTTTGATTGAATATGGACATTACAAAGAAGAAGAATATAAAAATGCTTTAAATAAATCAAAATTTTGTATATGGATTGGATGTAGTGAAAGTCAAGGAATAGGTTTACAAGAAGCGCTTGCTTCGAATATTCCTATTATTGTTTTAGATGCAATTTCTCTTTTTGATACTATGTCAGATGATTCTAGAAATTCTTATAAGTATAAATTTCCAAGAGTATTAGCTACAGTTAAAACGTCAAGTGCTCCTTATTTTGATGAAAACTGTGGTATAAAAATATTTAAAGTTGAAAAATTAATTGAATCTATTAATTACATGAATGATAATTTAGATAAATTTAAACCAAGAGAGTTCGTGGAAAAGAATTTGTCAATACACAAATGTACGAATGAATTAATTAGCCACCTTAAATCTTTAGAAATAAAAGAAAATAGTGATAATAATTATCTGTTATTATCAAAAGTATTATATTATATAAGTCTATTATTTCAAACATGGGCTTGGAAATTATTATTTAGGAAAATATTTAGATGAAAATACTTTGTACCTTTGGAAAATATCAATATGGTGATAAAGGTAGAGGAATTAATACAGAATATTTTTCTTTTATACCTGCCTTCGAGAAATTAGGATATGAAATGGTCTTTTTTGATACATGGGATAAGACTCTTTTTGAAAACTTTATAGATTTGAATTTAGCTTTAATAAAGAAAGTTGAAGAAGAAAAACCTGATATTATTTTTAATGTTCAATTTTTATATGAAATTTGGATTGAAACATGGGATTATATAAGGTTTAATTTTGATTGTAAAACAATAAATTGGTGCACAGATGATAGTTGGAAATATAAAGAACATAGTAAGTTTTTTGCTACACATTTTGACTTGATTGTTACGACATATGAAGAATTTATTCCTTTATATAAAAAACAAGGTGCAAATGCTATTTTGAGCGGTTGGGGAGTACCCGTTCAATGGGTTGAGAAACCTTCTTTGTCAAAGGATTGTAAATATGAAGTTACTTTTGTTGGTGCTGCACATGGTGATAGAAAAGAAAAGATAGAAGAATTAAAACGATTGGGTATAAATGTTAAGTGCTTTGGATATGGCTGGAATGGTGGTTCTCTTAAAGCTGAAGATATTCCTAAAATATTTAATCAAAGTATTATTAGCTTAAACTTTGCAAATAGTAGTGGTGAAAATCAAATCAAAGCAAGAGTCTTTGAAGTAACAGGAAGTGGAGGTTTTTTATTAACAGAGAATGCTAAGAATCTTAATAATGTTTTTAATAATGAAGAAATTATAATTTTTGAAAGTTTAGATGATGCACTAGTAAAAATAAAATACTATCTTAATAATCATGAAAAGAGGGATGAAATAGTTCAAAATAGTTTTATGAAGAGTTCATCTCATTATGCTTATTCTAATAGGCTGAAGGATATAATCGATTATGTAACAGAAATTGATAAGAGTAATCTTATTAATGTAGATATGAATGAAGTAATAAAAGAACATAAAAAAAGTTATCTTTTAAGAATAATTAAAAAAGTTTTGTTATTCATTAGTGGTAAAATTTTTGATGAAGAAAAAAGTAAAAGATTTGCGAGAAGAATAGTTTATGAAATTTCATGGCGACTTTTTAAAGAAAAAACATATAAATCAAAAAGTATAGTTTCAAGGATGTTTTATAGTGAGTAATCCTTTGGTAAGTATAATCATGCCTGCATATAATACTGAAAAATATATAACTGATTCTATAAACTCTATTTTAGAACAAACATATGATAATTGGGAACTAATAATTGTTGATGATTGTTCTACTGATTTTACTAAGGATATAATAAAAAAGTTTGAGTTTGAAGATAAAAGAATAAAGGGCATTTATTTAGAAAAGAATGGGGGGATGCCTTCTCTTGCTAAAAATAATGCCATACCATTTGTAAATGGAAGTTTTATAGCTTTCCTAGATAGTGATGATCTTTGGTTAAAAGAAAAGCTAGAATGCCAAGTAAATTTTTTAATGAAAAATCCTGACATAATGCTCTGTTACACTGGTGGATATTGGATTAATAAAAATGGCTATATAATTCACAAATTTTTGCCAAAATATGAAAATGGATATTTATTTAAAAAAATGCTTTTTAAATATGAAATTAATAATCAATCAGTACTAATAAGGAAAGAAGCATTAGATAATACAATTAAATTTTTTAATAGTAAAATTATTATAGGAGAAGATTATAATCTTTTTATGCATATTCTTGCAAAATATAAATGTTCAAATTTAAAAAGATATTTGATAAAATACAGAATACACGATAATGCAATTACAAAGAGTAAAAAAAGAGTCTCAGATGGTGTATTGGTTACATTAAAAGAATTAAATGTGTTTAGAGAGTATCCTTTATATGCAATAATTACTTATCTTAAAGCTATACGATTTAAATTTTTAAAAAAAAGATGGAAATGAAAAAAATACTTTATATAATAAATGTTGATTGGTTTTTTGTATCTCATTTTTTACCTGTTGGGTTGGAAGGACTAAAAAGAGACTATGAAGTTCATATTGCTTGTGGAATAACTGAAAAAAAAGAGTATTTAGAAAGTTTAGGATTTGTAGTTCATTCATTATCTATATCAAGAAGTGGTATGAGTATAAAAACTGAATTGAAAACAATAGTTGAAATGTATAAGATAATAAAATCTATTAATCCGCAAATATTGGAGTTTTTTACTATTAAACCTATTCTTTATGGAGGAATAGCTTCAAGATTTTTTTTAATTCCAACAAAAGTTTTTTATATAACTGGACTTGGTTATGTTTTTATTACGAAAGGATTAAAAGGTTTTTTTACAAGGAATTTAGTAAAAACTTTGTACAAAATAGCAATAAATGGTAAAAATAATTCAATTATAACTGAAAATATTTATGATAAAGAACTTATAAAAAGTCTAAATGCTGTTAATGATGCTCAAATTGGGACTATTAGAGGTGCAGGAGTTGATTTGTCCCAATATGGTTATAAAAAAGAAAATGTTGAGAATATAAAAGTTTCTATGGTTTGCCGACTTTTAAGAGATAAAGGTATTTTTGAGTATGTTAGCGCTGTAAAAATCTTAAAACAAAAATTTCCAAATATAGAATTTGAACTATATGGGGATATAGATATTGATAATCCAGCAAGTTTAACTATTGAAGATATTAAAAAGATAAAAGAAGAAGGTTTTGTAAATGTATATGGATTTACAAATAATGTTGCAAGTGTATTTTCAGATTCAAATATAATAGTTCTTCCTTCTTATCGAGAAGGTTTACCAAAAGTTCTTATTGAAGCTGCTGCTTGTGGTAGAGCAGTAGTCACTACAGATGTACCTGGTTGTCGTGATGCTATTGAGCCTGATGTTACAGGACTTTTATGTAAAGTAAGAAATTCTGAATCACTGGCTCAAATGATTGAAAAACTGATAATAGATGAAAACTTAAGAAATAGTATGGGAAAAGCTGGTAGAGAATTAGCAGAAAAAGAGTTTGATATAAAAAAAGTTGTAAAAAAACATTTTGAGATATATGAGAAAAATGTATGATACATTGTGATAAAAACAATTCGATTTATAAAAAAATATTAATTACTGGCTCAAATGGTTTTATAGGAAGCTATTTCATAAATAAATATAAAAATAAATACAATATAAAAACTTTTAGCTTTTTAAAAAATGATATAAATACTTTAGATTGTAATAGAGTAGATGTAGTATTTCATCTTTCTTCACTGGTGCATCAAATGAGTGGTGCAAGTACAAGTGAATATGAAAGAATAAATGTAACTCAAACTTTAGAGTTAGCTAGAAAAGCAAAAGAGAATGGTGTAAAACAATTTGTTTTTATGAGTACAGTGAAAGTATATGGAGAAGAAACTACTAATAAATATAACGAGAATAGTACTTGTAGTCCAGAAGATGGATATGGTAAAAGTAAATTTACAGCAGAACTTGAGCTTGGAAAGTTAGAAGATGAAAATTTTAAAGTAAGTATTATAAGAACTCCCATAGTATATGGATATGGCGTAAAAGCAAATATTAAATCACTTGTAAATCTAACAAATAAAGTGCCACTATTACCTTTTGGAAAAATTGAGAATAAACGAAGTATGGTTTATATAGGAAATCTTTGTCATTTAGTAGATGTGGTAATAAAACAAGAAAAAAGTGGAATATTTTTAGCCAGTGATGATGAACCTTTAAGTACTACTAGGCTTATTGAACTTATCGCTAAAAATTTAGATAAAAAAGTGTGTTTAATAAAAATACCATTTTTTGAAAGTTTATTAAAATTATTCAAGCCATCTTTTCATAAAAGACTTTATGGAAGTTTAGAAATTGATAATATAATAACAAAAGAAAAATTAAATCTTAAAAATCCATATAGTGTGGAAGAGGGAATAAAGTATATGATTAAAGGAGAGGATATTTGATTTATTTAGTTTTATTGGTAGTCTCTTTTTTTTTAACATATTTAATAAAGAACTATGCTATCAAAAAGTCTCTTGTTGCTCATGTAAATGATAGAAGCTCTCATACTACTCCTACCCCTCATGGAGGAGGTATTGCTATTGCAATTACTTGGTTTATTGGTTTGATTTATTTATATTTTACAAAACAAATTGACCATACACTTTTTTATGCACTTTTAGTTGGGATTATTATTTCTGTAGTTAGTTTTTTTGATGATTTATTTGAACTAAGTGCAAA
This genomic window contains:
- a CDS encoding glycosyltransferase, with translation MKILCTFGKYQYGDKGRGINTEYFSFIPAFEKLGYEMVFFDTWDKTLFENFIDLNLALIKKVEEEKPDIIFNVQFLYEIWIETWDYIRFNFDCKTINWCTDDSWKYKEHSKFFATHFDLIVTTYEEFIPLYKKQGANAILSGWGVPVQWVEKPSLSKDCKYEVTFVGAAHGDRKEKIEELKRLGINVKCFGYGWNGGSLKAEDIPKIFNQSIISLNFANSSGENQIKARVFEVTGSGGFLLTENAKNLNNVFNNEEIIIFESLDDALVKIKYYLNNHEKRDEIVQNSFMKSSSHYAYSNRLKDIIDYVTEIDKSNLINVDMNEVIKEHKKSYLLRIIKKVLLFISGKIFDEEKSKRFARRIVYEISWRLFKEKTYKSKSIVSRMFYSE
- a CDS encoding glycosyltransferase, translating into MSNPLVSIIMPAYNTEKYITDSINSILEQTYDNWELIIVDDCSTDFTKDIIKKFEFEDKRIKGIYLEKNGGMPSLAKNNAIPFVNGSFIAFLDSDDLWLKEKLECQVNFLMKNPDIMLCYTGGYWINKNGYIIHKFLPKYENGYLFKKMLFKYEINNQSVLIRKEALDNTIKFFNSKIIIGEDYNLFMHILAKYKCSNLKRYLIKYRIHDNAITKSKKRVSDGVLVTLKELNVFREYPLYAIITYLKAIRFKFLKKRWK
- a CDS encoding glycosyltransferase family 2 protein; its protein translation is MFTINNIDIFLLSYNRKEYILSMIKSLKKQTIELKEIVILDNGSSDGTQEAILSLNDKSIKLFSNEKNNGSLWNFQRAQNYANKEYVILLHDDDILHPKYFEYVLKTINEKPYINLICSGMKSTNKPSFFDFKDYSYNPRIFEKLSDFAALIYAGFPLNFSTAVYKTKNFKNSKIDFETYGKIADRPLVYDCAKDGNIALFKGQYIQYRVHTSQDSKDNSSGPFYNQTISLHKKYYNIIFSGNSSFISKIIFYINFYKYCYWEYNNFINKDFSFQEYISLLHKELKISYFELKVSKILFYLRVYYFYKIYRASRRYLGEYS
- a CDS encoding glycosyltransferase family 10 domain-containing protein; protein product: MKAIAICSNIPVFWNNKVLDKEHCKKYFGASWFPIFADLVKELNYDVLSGDIALKMINENKIDATNILIIQELNSKHGKELFKLGAKAFILMAAESPLFSYFFYDNLNRISRPFMFKALFDGSFKIINQKIDNNKNSQFYFPSYSLKDISYNKDWNSRKFIIMIAANKGGFSPIPKDAIKNKIIWIIHRIYKVISNSFKTAQKNELHSKRLKFIKYFAKKNVLKLYGTNWKEFERFEKKDREELKEIILKLNPKFIDNKILTLSEYKFAICFENISMEGYITEKIIHCFISGIIPLYLGATNIEKYIPKNCYIDLRDFNDIEKLEKYLLTLDELKAKEYINNGKEFLSSEEGKKYSYESFASKIVEKVEEYSVYNK
- a CDS encoding acyltransferase gives rise to the protein MILEKSFFRNNFDFIRLFAAFQVMIMHSIGYLKLDQIPKNIVEFLSLFPGVPIFFVMSGFLISASYERDNNIWKYTKNRVLRIYPALWVSLVIAIITMYIFFENSVSFATSIKWFFARATFLQFYHNNIFNDYGMGNLNGTLWTIFIELQFYVLVPILYGLFKNNLSKTLVILFFISFSVNLVFKNLDSTSFIVKLVFITILPYLYMFLFGVFIQKNYWIIQKLLKGKFVYLITLYLVFGYICIIYCLIPKDYYYSILVFLLVPLIFSLAYSKVNFNLITLKNDISYGIYIYHLVIINIFIEINLVGDIKYLFLLIILTIFISTLSWKFIEKPSLKLKDTVLLKRVSR
- a CDS encoding glycosyltransferase family 4 protein; the encoded protein is MKKILYIINVDWFFVSHFLPVGLEGLKRDYEVHIACGITEKKEYLESLGFVVHSLSISRSGMSIKTELKTIVEMYKIIKSINPQILEFFTIKPILYGGIASRFFLIPTKVFYITGLGYVFITKGLKGFFTRNLVKTLYKIAINGKNNSIITENIYDKELIKSLNAVNDAQIGTIRGAGVDLSQYGYKKENVENIKVSMVCRLLRDKGIFEYVSAVKILKQKFPNIEFELYGDIDIDNPASLTIEDIKKIKEEGFVNVYGFTNNVASVFSDSNIIVLPSYREGLPKVLIEAAACGRAVVTTDVPGCRDAIEPDVTGLLCKVRNSESLAQMIEKLIIDENLRNSMGKAGRELAEKEFDIKKVVKKHFEIYEKNV